One part of the Candidatus Bathyarchaeota archaeon genome encodes these proteins:
- the cofE gene encoding coenzyme F420-0:L-glutamate ligase encodes MESQHTNTVQVLPVEGLPLIQSGDNLGKLIVEAAQKQGTPIQPHDVMVVTHVVVSKAEGNIVNLDEVKPSQQAIEIAKQTSKDPALVEVILRETREIVRLGQNSLITETVNGIVCANAGVDRSNVSGERNVVPLPKNPNVSAQNIRREIKRLTGADVAVIVSDTHGRPFRMGEINIAVGVSGFKPIRDRRGEKDLFGYTLRIKQTAVADELASAAELVIGQASEGIPAAIVRGYDYIADDGASAAVLTRAKGKDLFR; translated from the coding sequence GTGGAGAGTCAGCATACGAACACTGTTCAAGTACTGCCCGTTGAAGGATTACCCCTGATTCAAAGCGGCGACAACCTCGGCAAACTGATTGTGGAGGCAGCGCAGAAACAGGGCACGCCCATCCAGCCCCATGACGTCATGGTGGTTACCCATGTGGTGGTGTCAAAAGCCGAGGGAAACATCGTTAACCTAGACGAAGTCAAGCCGTCACAGCAAGCCATCGAAATCGCAAAGCAAACCAGCAAAGACCCTGCGCTAGTCGAGGTTATTCTTCGGGAAACACGCGAAATCGTGCGCTTGGGCCAAAACAGCCTCATAACCGAAACCGTCAACGGCATAGTCTGCGCCAACGCAGGCGTCGACCGATCCAACGTCAGCGGCGAACGCAATGTGGTGCCTTTACCCAAAAACCCCAATGTCTCCGCCCAGAACATACGCCGTGAAATTAAGCGTTTAACCGGTGCAGACGTGGCGGTGATTGTTTCTGATACTCATGGCAGGCCGTTTCGGATGGGCGAAATCAACATCGCTGTTGGTGTTTCGGGGTTTAAGCCGATTCGGGACCGTCGTGGCGAGAAGGACCTGTTTGGGTATACGCTGCGGATAAAGCAGACAGCTGTAGCGGATGAGTTAGCCTCTGCTGCCGAGCTAGTGATTGGGCAAGCCAGTGAGGGCATACCAGCCGCCATCGTGCGTGGCTACGACTACATAGCAGACGATGGTGCCTCCGCAGCGGTGCTTACCCGGGCTAAGGGGAAGGATCTTTTCCGCTGA
- a CDS encoding SCP2 sterol-binding domain-containing protein: MEEHPQTPKEFFEKTLPARFKPEKAVGIDIIAQINVSGPGGGNWAVTVKDQQLHVVEGVSEAPNLTLKMSLNDFMDMVNGKLSAEKAFFTGKVQFKGNIAVALKLRDAGFL; encoded by the coding sequence ATGGAAGAACACCCCCAAACACCTAAGGAATTCTTTGAAAAAACATTACCTGCCCGATTCAAACCAGAGAAAGCTGTGGGCATCGACATAATTGCGCAGATTAACGTTTCAGGCCCGGGAGGCGGCAACTGGGCAGTCACAGTCAAGGACCAGCAACTGCATGTGGTTGAGGGCGTATCTGAGGCGCCGAATTTGACGTTGAAGATGAGTTTAAATGATTTCATGGATATGGTGAATGGCAAGTTGAGCGCGGAGAAGGCGTTTTTTACGGGGAAAGTGCAGTTTAAAGGCAACATCGCCGTGGCGCTTAAGCTGCGGGATGCAGGTTTCCTTTAA
- a CDS encoding cation:proton antiporter, with amino-acid sequence MSYPYNPQQGISKEMSFEIQVITDLAVVMVIASVVAFIFHKLRQPLIIGYLIAGMLIGPYTPPFNLITHTEFLNVFAEIGVVLLLFTIGLEFPIRKLQTMGRVVIGVSAIEITLMLIISWAVGNFLNWGFYNTLFLGAALASSSTTIIAKVLGDMGKLQEISSTIMLGILVVEDVVVVILLAMLQNIAVAQTISLTSSAWLITKLVVFIGGTLIVGGFFLPKLIDRFAKVEKQELLYILMLGICFAFAIMATQIGFSAAIGAFIIGVVVARSRCREEINREIGPFKIVFGAIFFVSMGALMDISQIAVYWVPAVVITLAVLLTKLASCGFGTRLFGYDKKTSLRVGLGMAQIGEFAFIVAKSGQDLGVISDFVLPIIGVATIITAFVTPYLIKLSFRVPKNRWDERISHV; translated from the coding sequence GTGAGTTACCCTTATAACCCCCAGCAGGGTATCTCAAAAGAGATGAGCTTTGAGATTCAAGTTATAACTGACCTTGCCGTCGTCATGGTAATCGCCTCAGTGGTTGCCTTTATTTTTCACAAACTCCGGCAACCCCTCATCATCGGCTACTTAATCGCGGGCATGCTCATCGGACCCTACACGCCGCCTTTCAACCTGATAACGCACACAGAATTCCTCAACGTATTCGCAGAAATCGGCGTGGTACTGCTCCTCTTCACCATCGGCCTCGAGTTCCCCATCCGCAAACTCCAAACGATGGGGCGAGTCGTCATCGGCGTGTCAGCCATCGAAATCACCCTGATGCTAATTATAAGCTGGGCAGTGGGCAATTTCTTGAACTGGGGCTTCTACAACACCCTGTTTCTGGGAGCAGCGCTGGCAAGCAGCAGCACAACCATCATCGCCAAGGTACTGGGCGACATGGGGAAACTGCAAGAAATATCCTCGACCATTATGCTGGGCATTCTTGTCGTGGAAGACGTGGTTGTAGTTATTTTGCTGGCTATGCTGCAAAACATCGCTGTTGCCCAAACCATCTCCTTAACCTCCTCAGCATGGCTCATCACAAAACTGGTCGTTTTCATAGGCGGCACATTAATTGTCGGCGGCTTCTTTTTGCCAAAACTAATTGACCGATTCGCCAAAGTGGAAAAACAGGAGCTGCTCTACATCCTGATGCTTGGAATCTGCTTTGCCTTCGCCATCATGGCAACCCAAATCGGCTTCTCCGCCGCCATCGGCGCCTTCATCATCGGCGTCGTCGTTGCCCGCTCACGTTGCCGAGAAGAAATTAACCGGGAAATCGGCCCCTTCAAAATCGTTTTCGGAGCCATATTCTTCGTCTCCATGGGCGCCCTTATGGATATTTCGCAGATAGCGGTTTACTGGGTACCCGCCGTAGTCATCACCCTAGCGGTGCTGCTGACCAAGCTTGCAAGCTGCGGCTTTGGCACACGCCTCTTTGGCTATGACAAGAAAACATCGCTGCGGGTGGGGCTGGGTATGGCGCAGATTGGCGAGTTTGCGTTTATAGTTGCAAAATCCGGGCAGGATTTAGGGGTAATCAGCGATTTCGTTTTGCCCATAATCGGCGTTGCAACCATAATCACCGCCTTCGTTACGCCCTACTTGATTAAATTATCCTTTAGGGTACCTAAAAACCGGTGGGATGAAAGAATAAGCCACGTCTAA